Proteins found in one Oncorhynchus keta strain PuntledgeMale-10-30-2019 chromosome 2, Oket_V2, whole genome shotgun sequence genomic segment:
- the LOC118358270 gene encoding cadherin-5-like, whose translation MMRKSAWRQMTGPEMWMGLFALAVTLSLTMAEHVDQRPALQTSPVLHRHKREWLWNNLYVEEERPTNKQYYIGKLKSTRSGDGTHYVIKGEGANTIFKVDEKGHIYVTERLDREEKSKYLLSAKLFDTSNILVEKVEEFVILVTDINDNDPVFTKSFNASIKERSKSGTKVIEVTATDADDPTTANGELAYTLLEGGDFFNIDNTTGIITTKYENLDRETQSSYVVVVQAQDLRGLKQGGTATTSVTIAVSDINDNIATFTKRSYVFSVKEDMKRGQRIDTMVLEDRDEIQNKDPIVTIEPPSDTFEMERSQNKDGNLMLKQGLDYETKSSYTFFVHVRENHLQSPVDNKDNPVIKAQVTIQVLDVDEQPEFSKSIYNFNVIEEIMVNNIGVVSARDPDKANKAIRYSIEDKDSPIGINPITGQLFTVRKLDRELVANHMFQVKAKEEPNGLESFVNVNILVIDINDNKPELSIEEIFVCENDMAGTVIGTISATDKDYNLPAFSFTLVKPNGNFSVVDNNDNTSNIVLKHGGFSLEDSRDYVIEIGISDGGRPPMSSITTLPIKVCRCDNKRIHTQCKAAQLKMGMGVYTLIPILCILTILIIVILIAMRKRHQKDALVTLGKSEIHEQLVTYDEEGGGEMDTNGYDVSILTSARNDGSMSMRQGPSLYAMVNKPPTACKGDMAVMIEVKKDEADHDRDGIPYDTLHIYGYEGPESLAGSLSSLDSSSTGSSLDYDFLNDWGPRFRTLAELYGVDGSEGSDSLY comes from the exons ATGATGAGAAAGTCTGCATGGAGGCAGATGACTGGGCCAGAGATGTGGATGGGTCTCTTTGCCTTGGCCGTGACCCTCAGTCTAACCATGGCTGAACATGTGGACCAGAGGCCAGCACTCCAAACCAGCCCAGTTCTCCACAGGCACAAGAGAGAGTGGTTGTGGAACAACCTTTACGTGGAAGAGGAAAGGCCAACCAACAAACAATACTATATCGGAAAG TTAAAGTCAACTAGATCTGGTGACGGGACACACTATGTCATTAAAGGAGAAGGTGCCAACACTATCTTCAAAGTGGATGAAAAAGGACACATCTATGTCACTGAACGATTGGATCGAGAGGAGAAAAGCAAATACCTTCTAAGTGCCAAGCTGTTTGATACGAGCAACATATTGGTGGAGAAAGTGGAGGAGTTTGTGATCCTGGTTACTGACATCAATGACAACGATCCGGTGTTTACCAAATCGTTCAACGCTTCTATCAAAGAGAGATCCAAAAGCG GAACTAAAGTGATAGAAGTCACAGCCACTGATGCAGATGATCCAACGACTGCAAATGGAGAACTTGCTTACACTTTATTAGAGGGGGGAGATTTCTTCAATATAGACAACACAACGG GGATTATCACCACCAAGTATGAGAACCTGGACCGTGAGACCCAGAGTAGCTATGTGGTTGTGGTTCAAGCCCAGGATCTGAGAGGACTTAAACAAGGGGGCACCGCCACCACCTCTGTCACAATCGCAGTCAGCGACATCAATGATAACATAGCCACATTTACCAAAC GTTCCTATGTATTTAGTGTGAAAGAGGACATGAAGCGGGGACAGAGAATAGACACCATGGTCCTGGAGGACAGAGATGAGATCCAGAATAAAGACCCAATCGTCACCATAGAACCTCCATCTGACACATTTGAAATGGAGCGCAGTCAGAACAAAGATGGCAACCTCATGCTGAAACAG GGACTGGATTATGAAACCAAGAGCAGCTACACGTTCTTTGTGCACGTGAGGGAGAACCACTTGCAGTCCCCTGTGGATAATAAGGACAATCCCGTGATCAAGGCCCAGGTGACCATCCAGGTGCTAGACGTTGATGAGCAGCCAGAATTCAGCAAGAGCATCTACAACTTTAATgtgatagaggaaattatggtcaataatattGGAGTCGTTTCAGCCAGAGATCCTGATAAAGCCAACAAGGCCATAAG GTATTCCATCGAGGACAAGGACAGTCCCATTGGTATCAACCCCATAACTGGACAACTTTTCACAGTGAGGAAGCTGGATCGGGAGCTTGTAGCGAATCACATGTTCCAGGTTAAAGCTAAGGAGGAACCCAATG GACTGGAATCGTTTGTGAACGTCAACATACTGGTCATTGATATCAATGACAACAAACCAGAGCTGTCCATTGAAGAGATATTTGTTTGTGAAAATGATATGGCTGGCACG GTGATTGGGACCATAAGTGCGACAGACAAAGATTATAATTTGCCCGCATTCAGCTTCACATTGGTGAAGCCGAACGGCAACTTTTCGGTCGTCGATAACAACG ACAACACATCTAACATAGTCCTGAAACATGGAGGCTTCAGCCTGGAGGACTCCAGGGATTATGTCATAGAGATTGGGATCAGCGATGGAGGCAGGCCTCCCATGAGCAGCATCACCACTCTGCCTATCAAAGTGTGCAGGTGTGACAACAAGAGGATTCACACCCAGTGCAAAGCAGCCCAACTAAAAATGGGTATGGGTGTCTACACCCTGATTCCTATACTGTGCATCCTGACTATTCTGA TCATAGTGATCCTGATCGCTATGAGAAAGCGTCACCAAAAGGACGCCCTGGTCACTCTGGGTAAGAGTGAGATCCACGAGCAGCTAGTGACATACGACGAGGAGGGCGGTGGGGAGATGGACACCAACGGCTACGACGTGTCCATCCTGACCTCAGCTCGCAATGACGGCAGCATGAGCATGAGGCAGGGCCCCAGCCTTTACGCCATGGTGAACAAACCGCCAACCGCGTGCAAGGGAGACATGGCCGTGATGATCGAGGTGAAGAAAGACGAAGCTGACCATGACAGGGATGGGATCCCCTACGATACCCTGCACATCTACGGCTACGAGGGGCCAGAGTCCCTGGCTGGTAGCCTCAGTTCGCTGGATAGTTCATCCACTGGCTCTAGCCTTGACTATGACTTTTTAAATGACTGGGGCCCTCGCTTCAGAACCCTGGCTGAGCTCTACGGGGTAGATGGGTCTGAGGGAAGTGACTCCCTGTATTGA